A genomic segment from bacterium BMS3Abin08 encodes:
- the mcp4 gene encoding methyl-accepting chemotaxis protein 4, whose product MTIEKSLSTRFIYRILIILFVGQSLIWAWSFYREKTTLEDSLNNVLSLSGGIISNIAATALVSSDHTYLERIIDDILKNEDIISVEILDADGKRLIKKSHESTGTAYKISEFPIRSGTDVIGKVRIRYSVRRIKANLAGHLITSMMLQMVVFIGLIFLIALFFKRDIGGRIREMSRVIEKITLGDLSQSIGIEDKTEIGTIARGIDFLITRLKGYIRKLKDISRNVSAAMSQLNLTFKNVTNSVNNQQKSLEDVSLSLRNASKSQLRIHKNTDTLLSLSNDNVSALLEFKATSEEIAAAAESLQRNINDSYSTTTELTQSSHEVASLTTEVSSAMQEASASADEINATVKEIERISRESAELSFLTTETVSGKGMLSIVEAVERMEQIEASVTELKQSIERLGGMSKDIEKILSVIRDITEQTGLLSLNAQILAVQAGEYGKSFSIVASEMKTLSDRTASSTREIAGIVSTLKREIQTVVNGTNETFTMVEKGSEAVMNTGEALREILHSSQRSSEIAQSIKRASIEQTRGLELIVKAIEHIKKMIFKVSRATEEQEKGISYLLESVSSIKESMEITKKATDEQAKSTKFITDNIELANEKTAEITTASSEQQKINEHITSLLQSVMNLGKNTARDVKEVSLFISSLHAEVEELRKEMDHFRTETGQ is encoded by the coding sequence ATGACTATCGAAAAGAGTCTCTCAACAAGGTTTATATACAGGATCCTGATAATTCTCTTCGTTGGACAGTCCCTGATCTGGGCATGGTCCTTCTACCGTGAAAAGACGACCCTCGAAGACTCCCTCAACAACGTGCTATCCCTGTCGGGTGGTATAATAAGCAACATAGCTGCAACCGCCCTTGTCAGCTCAGATCATACATATCTTGAACGGATAATCGATGATATCTTGAAGAATGAAGACATAATCTCCGTAGAGATTCTGGATGCGGACGGGAAGAGACTCATCAAAAAGAGTCACGAAAGCACCGGGACTGCCTACAAAATATCCGAATTTCCCATTCGGTCCGGCACCGACGTAATAGGCAAGGTCAGGATAAGATACTCCGTTAGAAGGATAAAGGCAAACCTCGCCGGTCATCTCATCACCTCCATGATGCTCCAGATGGTTGTCTTCATAGGTCTCATTTTTCTTATTGCCCTGTTCTTTAAACGTGATATCGGTGGACGCATAAGGGAGATGAGCAGGGTTATCGAGAAGATCACCCTTGGTGACCTGTCCCAAAGCATCGGCATCGAGGATAAAACGGAAATCGGAACAATAGCCCGTGGTATCGACTTCCTTATAACGAGACTGAAGGGTTACATAAGAAAATTAAAGGATATCTCAAGGAATGTATCGGCGGCCATGAGCCAACTCAACCTGACCTTCAAGAACGTGACCAACAGTGTAAACAACCAGCAAAAATCCCTTGAAGATGTCTCACTGTCCCTCAGAAATGCATCCAAGTCACAACTACGGATACATAAAAACACGGACACACTCCTTTCCCTTTCAAACGACAATGTCTCTGCTCTCCTGGAATTCAAGGCTACCTCGGAAGAGATAGCCGCTGCTGCCGAAAGTCTTCAGCGCAATATTAACGACTCCTACTCGACCACTACCGAGCTTACCCAGTCATCACATGAAGTCGCCTCTCTTACAACGGAGGTATCCTCGGCTATGCAGGAGGCATCTGCCTCTGCAGATGAGATAAATGCGACGGTAAAGGAAATCGAACGCATCTCTCGGGAGTCGGCGGAACTGAGTTTCCTTACAACGGAAACCGTATCCGGGAAGGGGATGCTCTCGATTGTTGAAGCAGTTGAAAGGATGGAACAGATCGAGGCATCCGTAACTGAACTCAAGCAATCGATTGAGAGACTGGGAGGAATGTCCAAGGACATCGAGAAGATCCTCTCCGTCATCAGGGATATTACGGAACAGACGGGGCTTTTGAGTCTGAACGCTCAAATTCTTGCGGTTCAGGCCGGGGAATACGGAAAGAGCTTTTCGATAGTGGCATCCGAGATGAAGACGCTGTCCGACAGGACCGCGTCCTCGACCCGGGAGATAGCTGGAATCGTTTCAACGCTCAAGAGAGAAATCCAGACGGTGGTAAATGGAACCAATGAGACCTTTACCATGGTAGAGAAGGGAAGCGAAGCGGTAATGAATACAGGAGAGGCGCTTCGCGAGATCCTGCACTCCTCACAACGTTCGAGCGAGATCGCACAGAGTATAAAACGCGCATCGATTGAGCAGACGCGGGGACTTGAGTTGATTGTGAAGGCTATTGAACATATCAAAAAAATGATTTTTAAGGTAAGCAGGGCCACCGAGGAACAGGAAAAAGGCATTTCGTACCTTCTTGAGAGCGTCTCATCCATCAAGGAATCCATGGAGATCACAAAGAAGGCCACGGACGAACAGGCGAAGAGCACAAAGTTTATCACCGACAATATAGAATTAGCAAATGAAAAAACCGCTGAAATAACAACGGCATCCTCTGAACAACAGAAGATAAATGAGCACATAACGAGTCTCCTGCAGTCTGTAATGAATCTGGGTAAGAATACCGCAAGGGATGTCAAAGAGGTCTCGCTGTTCATATCATCGCTCCATGCGGAGGTGGAAGAACTCAGGAAGGAAATGGATCACTTCAGAACCGAAACAGGGCAATGA
- a CDS encoding putative lyase, whose translation MNNEKLNRDIELKRSRIFSQRGRSEGLSVIIDSFKDESWRVRKTALDVLMDNYPAEGYIRDLINLLYLEDNAGARNTAIEALTRLGKKGLPNLIKAFDTDNRDVRKFIIDVIGIIGGTEVTHLLLKAIRDEDENVRASAVEYLGKLREPSVTDALINIIEEEDVWTAYPAVNALGMIGDRKVIPFLIKSLGNRPLTEPALRSLSAFSEPDTLQYVIPLLRDQRRSIQEETLRTIERYYENGVSEEYISERLVELVGADAFEICLKYTSHNNPEVKKAAIITLGLLHDHRAVMQLLDLAEDENLRDIVKRALVFMGKKDPGLFPELLHTVTPEKRRLIVDSMADIGAPGYIDIFTGLLHDRDGHVIVHAVRGLGRIGDKKAVDNLLSILGHPYPDVQEALIGSLTKLKDRIDPSHLMDGLRSANEVIRRNSVTLLGELRSEYALQELSLTLGDPSVGVRTAAVTAISRIRWKDTLKYIKMALSDESPEVREVATGCLAIFDNDEALEALRVMAKDSEGSVRAMAARTLSSIRNEGAVETLINLLHDRNGFVVTQAIESLSAFNHPSARKELLGLLNFPDREIKRTAIMALSSYSGVEDAVKPFLFSEDWATRLAAVQALSRMGTEKARECLEGIYDIEDDPSVKREIEDGLGV comes from the coding sequence ATGAATAACGAAAAGCTCAACAGGGATATAGAACTGAAAAGGTCCAGGATCTTCTCTCAGAGAGGACGATCCGAAGGACTGTCGGTAATAATCGACTCCTTCAAGGATGAAAGCTGGAGGGTAAGGAAAACCGCGCTTGACGTACTTATGGATAATTACCCCGCAGAAGGCTATATCCGGGATCTAATTAACCTCCTCTACCTGGAAGACAACGCCGGCGCGCGTAATACCGCCATCGAGGCATTAACAAGACTGGGGAAGAAGGGACTCCCCAACCTGATAAAGGCATTCGATACGGACAACCGGGATGTCAGGAAGTTTATAATTGATGTCATCGGCATAATCGGCGGCACGGAAGTAACACATCTTCTGCTTAAGGCTATAAGGGACGAAGACGAAAACGTCCGGGCCTCCGCGGTTGAATATCTCGGGAAGTTGAGGGAACCCTCTGTAACTGATGCACTGATAAATATAATTGAAGAGGAAGACGTCTGGACTGCCTATCCGGCGGTAAACGCACTCGGGATGATAGGCGACAGAAAGGTTATTCCCTTCCTTATTAAATCACTCGGGAACAGGCCGCTGACCGAACCCGCCCTCCGTTCACTTTCAGCGTTTTCCGAGCCCGACACCCTGCAATACGTAATCCCTCTCCTTCGTGATCAGAGACGTTCGATACAGGAAGAGACGCTCAGAACCATCGAGAGATACTATGAAAACGGTGTTTCCGAAGAATATATCTCTGAGCGGCTCGTGGAACTCGTCGGTGCCGATGCATTTGAAATCTGCCTGAAATACACAAGCCATAATAATCCGGAAGTAAAAAAGGCTGCCATAATCACCCTGGGGCTGCTACATGACCACCGTGCCGTGATGCAACTTCTCGATCTTGCCGAAGATGAAAACCTCAGGGATATTGTAAAGAGGGCGCTTGTCTTCATGGGCAAGAAAGACCCCGGCCTGTTTCCTGAACTCCTTCATACTGTAACGCCTGAAAAGAGAAGACTCATTGTTGACTCAATGGCTGACATAGGCGCACCCGGTTACATCGATATCTTTACGGGGCTCCTGCATGATCGTGATGGGCATGTGATAGTTCATGCCGTACGCGGACTCGGACGAATCGGTGACAAAAAGGCCGTCGACAACCTGCTTTCGATCCTGGGACATCCTTATCCCGATGTTCAGGAAGCGCTGATCGGTTCCTTAACAAAGCTGAAGGACCGGATTGACCCCTCTCACCTCATGGACGGACTCCGTTCTGCAAATGAGGTGATACGGAGAAACTCTGTTACACTCCTTGGTGAATTAAGATCTGAATATGCATTACAGGAGCTGAGCCTCACACTTGGAGACCCTTCAGTTGGTGTCAGGACGGCAGCCGTTACGGCCATTTCACGTATCAGATGGAAGGACACCCTGAAGTATATAAAGATGGCCCTGAGCGATGAGTCACCAGAGGTAAGAGAGGTGGCAACGGGGTGCCTTGCCATCTTTGACAACGATGAAGCCCTTGAAGCACTGAGAGTAATGGCAAAGGATTCAGAAGGGTCCGTACGTGCTATGGCCGCACGGACTCTTTCTTCCATCAGGAATGAAGGGGCTGTTGAGACCCTTATAAATCTGCTTCATGACCGGAACGGCTTTGTCGTCACCCAGGCTATCGAATCATTGTCGGCATTTAACCACCCGTCTGCAAGGAAGGAGTTGCTCGGTTTACTCAACTTCCCCGACAGGGAAATTAAGAGGACCGCCATCATGGCGCTTTCTTCCTATTCCGGGGTGGAGGATGCAGTAAAACCCTTCCTGTTCAGCGAAGACTGGGCAACAAGGCTTGCGGCGGTCCAGGCGCTCTCAAGGATGGGGACCGAAAAGGCAAGGGAATGTCTCGAAGGGATTTACGATATTGAAGACGATCCCTCCGTGAAGAGGGAAATCGAGGACGGATTAGGTGTTTGA
- the cheW_3 gene encoding chemotaxis protein CheW: MKYLVFFIKDDYFGIDIFKLAEVLNPVKLHAVPDVPEFISGVINHRGEVIPVVSMRRRFGITEEAGKARIVILGFGKGEKIGLLVDGVTEIAEIPRERISKPSSLFKGFRPEFIEGIAEMGNERIIIIMDIERVFSTEEKVLLKESKRKAEGGKSPTKKTAKKGGGQKRLLRSAGVNVKDE; this comes from the coding sequence ATGAAATATCTTGTTTTCTTTATAAAGGACGATTACTTCGGGATTGATATCTTCAAGCTTGCGGAGGTCCTGAATCCTGTAAAACTCCACGCGGTTCCCGATGTACCCGAGTTTATTTCCGGGGTAATAAACCACAGGGGTGAGGTCATCCCCGTTGTTTCCATGCGAAGGCGTTTCGGCATCACGGAAGAGGCGGGGAAGGCGCGGATCGTAATACTGGGATTCGGTAAAGGAGAGAAAATCGGCCTCCTGGTTGACGGTGTCACGGAGATAGCGGAGATACCCCGGGAACGGATATCAAAACCGTCCAGCCTGTTCAAGGGATTCAGGCCGGAATTCATTGAGGGAATAGCAGAGATGGGGAATGAACGGATTATTATCATCATGGATATAGAGAGGGTGTTCTCAACCGAGGAAAAGGTGCTCCTTAAGGAATCGAAGAGGAAGGCTGAAGGTGGAAAATCCCCCACTAAAAAAACCGCAAAAAAGGGAGGCGGCCAAAAAAGACTGCTCAGGAGCGCCGGGGTAAATGTAAAAGATGAATAA